The Candidatus Zixiibacteriota bacterium genome window below encodes:
- a CDS encoding efflux RND transporter periplasmic adaptor subunit — MTKGRLAIVMLLLLSMSCGGGNTVPSNNHEERTAVEVAAAELGNMTVYRDYTGTLEGIEQAILTAKVSETVIDVRVKPGNSVREGETLILLDKSGATSSFIQAKAYYDNAQKTLSKMKALFDEGAISEKQYDDAQTAFNVSEANFRAARDLVEIKAPVSGVVTDLKANIGDQTIAGQKLATVSRVDSLRLTIGVDPDDVVLIAPGMTARVYPVGVKDTWTEGMVVRVAGSADPKTRAFNVEILIAHQSSGLRPGSFAGCTIPLRELKGVVKVPDESILMREGLKKIYIVTGDTAVATDIVTGGNSDGFTEIIQGVKDGDVVVTMGQVFLQDRSAIRIGNGEADE; from the coding sequence ATGACTAAGGGCAGGTTAGCGATAGTGATGCTGTTGCTGTTATCGATGTCGTGCGGAGGTGGTAATACCGTTCCGAGCAACAACCATGAAGAGAGGACTGCGGTTGAAGTCGCGGCAGCTGAATTGGGCAACATGACCGTGTATCGTGATTACACTGGAACATTGGAAGGTATTGAGCAGGCGATCCTGACTGCGAAGGTCTCCGAGACAGTCATTGATGTCCGCGTGAAACCGGGAAACTCTGTTAGAGAAGGCGAAACGCTCATTCTGCTGGACAAGTCCGGTGCAACATCAAGCTTCATACAGGCGAAAGCATATTACGATAATGCTCAAAAGACATTGAGCAAAATGAAGGCTCTTTTCGACGAAGGCGCCATATCCGAGAAGCAGTACGACGATGCACAGACTGCATTCAATGTTTCGGAGGCCAACTTCAGGGCTGCGCGAGATCTTGTCGAGATCAAGGCACCAGTGTCAGGAGTAGTTACCGACTTGAAAGCGAACATAGGTGATCAGACAATAGCCGGTCAGAAGCTGGCTACAGTGTCGAGAGTCGATTCGCTTAGATTGACCATCGGCGTCGATCCCGATGATGTTGTTCTCATTGCACCAGGTATGACTGCGAGAGTGTATCCGGTCGGAGTAAAGGACACCTGGACTGAAGGGATGGTAGTCAGAGTCGCGGGCTCAGCCGACCCCAAGACGAGGGCATTCAACGTCGAAATTCTGATTGCACATCAGAGCAGTGGTCTGCGTCCCGGCAGCTTCGCAGGCTGCACGATTCCGCTCCGGGAACTGAAGGGAGTCGTTAAGGTTCCTGACGAATCGATACTGATGCGAGAGGGCTTGAAAAAGATATATATAGTAACCGGAGACACGGCAGTAGCCACCGACATTGTCACCGGCGGAAACTCTGACGGATTCACGGAGATCATTCAGGGGGTCAAGGACGGAGATGTCGTCGTTACCATGGGACAGGTGTTCCTGCAGGATAGAAGCGCTATCCGCATCGGAAACGGGGAGGCTGACGAATAA